In one window of Henckelia pumila isolate YLH828 chromosome 1, ASM3356847v2, whole genome shotgun sequence DNA:
- the LOC140882583 gene encoding poly [ADP-ribose] polymerase 2 isoform X1 has protein sequence MDLKVDQLRDLLAKRGLSTAGTKPTLVKRLEAAIQQDHNTDTDGGDSSNKRKRPTDSDIDELQTMTVKQLRDEAESRGLSSTGTKKQLLQRLCADHPIPTHNDLAPEESKETKMVTAVKKGSAVLDQWLPDHIKAQFHVLQVGEEVYDAMLNQTNVGDNNNKFYVIQVLESDAASQFMVYSRWGRVGVKGQDKLSGPYNSQLTAISEFEKKFLDKTKNYWSNRKDFVHHQKCYTWLEMDYSKTDNEPVVQGKQESTSNVETRESKLEPRVAKFISLICNTDMMKQQMMEIGYNAEKLPLGKLSKSTILKGYDVLKRIADVIGRADRKTLEQLSGEFYSVIPHDFGFKNMSLFIIDTPQKLKSKLEMVEALGEIEVATKLLKDDIDMEDPLDSQYRRLHCELTPLEVNSEEYAMIKKYTVNTHAKTHANYAIDIVQILRVSREGEAERFQKFAETKNRMLLWHGSRLTNWAGILSQGLRIAPPEAPSTGYMFGKGVYFADMFSKSANYCCAYHNSPSGVLLLCEVALGDMAELLAANYNADRLPPGKLSTKGVGGTAPDIKEARTLEDGVVVPLGKPKAQPGSKVSLLYNEYIVYNVEQIKMRYVVHVNFKFR, from the exons atggatctcaaAGTGGACCAACTGAGAGACCTACTAGCCAAACGCGGTCTCAGCACCGCCGGAACTAAGCCTACTCTG GTTAAGCGACTGGAGGCGGCTATTCAACAAGACCACAATACAGACACAGACGGGGGGGATTCAAGCAATAAGCGCAAGAGGCCGACGGATTCCGATATTGATGAGTTGCAAACTATGACTGTCAAGCAGCTTCGCGACGAGGCCGAGTCTCGAGGGCTTTCTTCTACCGGAACAAAAAAACAGCTTCTCCAGAGGCTTTGCGCGGACCATCCAATTCCAACCCACAATGACCTAG CACCAGAGGAGAGCAAGGAAACTAAAATGGTTACAGCTGTGAAGAAAGGCTCTGCGGTCTTGGATCAGTGGCTGCCAGACCATATTAAGGCCCAGTTTCATGTTTTGCAAGTT GGCGAGGAAGTTTATGATGCCATGCTGAATCAAACTAATGTCGGCGACAACAATAACAAATTTTATGTCATTCAAGTTCTCG AATCTGATGCTGCTTCCCAATTCATGGTTTACAGTAGATGGGGAAGAGTTGGAGTGAAGGGACAGGATAAATTAAGCGGACCCTACAACTCCCAACTCACTGCCATTTCTGAGTTTGAGAAAAAGTTCTTGGACAAGACGAAGAATTATTGGTCCAATCGCAAAGACTTTGTGCATCATCAGAAGTGCTATACTTGGTTGGAAATGGATTATAGTAAAACTGATAATGAACCTGTG GTTCAAGGAAAACAGGAATCTACGTCAAACGTTGAAACTCGAGAGTCGAAGCTTGAGCCTCGTGTAGCAAAATTCATTTCTCTTATTTGCAACACTGACATGATGAAACAACAGATGATGGAAATAG GATACAATGCTGAAAAACTGCCATTGGGTAAATTGAGCAAATCGACCATATTAAAG GGTTATGATGTCTTGAAAAGGATTGCTGATGTAATTGGCCGAGCAGATAGGAAAACACTTGAGCAGTTAAGCGG GGAATTTTACTCTGTTATTCCTCATGACTTTGGTTTCAAAAATATGA GTTTGTTTATAATTGATACTCCTCAAAAGCTAAAAAGCAAACTGGAAATG GTAGAGGCACTGGGTGAAATTGAGGTAGCAACAAAGTTGTTGAAGGATGACATTGACATGGAG GATCCCTTGGATTCTCAATACAGGCGTCTTCACTGTGAACTGACTCCACTTGAAGTGAACTCTGAAGAGTATGCCATG ATTAAAAAGTACACTGTGAACACTCATGCAAAGACACACGCAAATTATGCTATTGATATTGTTCAGATATTAAGGGTATCGAGAGAGGGTGAAGCTGAAAGGTTCCAGAAG TTTGCTGAGACAAAGAACAGAATGCTTCTATGGCATGGTTCCCGACTCACAAACTGGGCTGGGATTTTGTCCCAAG GTCTACGCATTGCTCCTCCAGAAGCACCTTCAACAGGTTATATGTTTGGGAAAGGTGTCTACTTTGCCGACATGTTCTCCAAAAGTGCAAATTATTGCTGTGCATATCATAATTCCCCCTCTGGTGTGCTGCTTTTATGTGAG GTTGCTTTGGGAGACATGGCTGAGCTGCTGGCGGCGAACTATAATGCTGACAGATTACCTCCTGGAAAGCTAAG CACAAAAGGGGTTGGTGGTACTGCTCCAGATATTAAAGAGGCTCGGACGCTTGAAGATGGTGTTGTGGTGCCCTTAGGAAAACCAAAAGCTCAACCAGGATCGAAG GTAAGTTTGTTATATAATGAATATATAGTTTACAATGTGGAGCAGATTAAGATGCGGTATGTGGTCCATGTCAATTTCAAGTTTAGATAA
- the LOC140879300 gene encoding nicotinamide adenine dinucleotide transporter 1, chloroplastic, translating into MATHAHGPSPKGLLCNAGAGAAAGVIAATFVCPLDVIKTRFQVHGLPQLSNANVKGSLIVGSLEHIFQKEGFRGMYRGLSPTVLALLPNWAVYFTIYEQLKSFLGADDVNHHLSVGANMLAASGAGAATTIATNPLWVVKTRFQTQEMRRGLVLYRSTLSALRRIAHEEGIRGLYSGLVPALAGISHVAIQFPTYEKIKYYLADRDNTTMDKLSASNVAVASSVSKIFASTLTYPHEVVRSRLQDQGHHSEKRYSGVVDCIKKVFQQDGIPGFYRGCATNLLRTTPAAVITFTSFEMIHRFLVNVSPPDP; encoded by the exons ATGGCCACACATGCTCACGGCCCTAGTCCCAAGGGCCTTCTTTGTAATGCTGGTGCCGGTGCTGCAGCTG GAGTGATTGCAGCTACTTTTGTGTGTCCATTAGATGTTATCAAGACTAGGTTTCAGGTCCATGGGCTGCCACAGCTTTCTAATGCTAATGTCAAAG GTAGTCTTATAGTTGGAAGTTTGGAACACATATTTCAAAAGGAGGGCTTTCGTGGTATGTACCGTGGACTCTCTCCCACGGTGCTTGCATTGCTTCCGAATTGGGCA GTGTATTTCACAATTTATGAGCAACTAAAAAGTTTTCTTGGTGCTGACG ATGTAAATCATCATCTCTCAGTTGGTGCTAATATGTTGGCTGCTTCTGGTGCTGGAGCTGCGACCACAATTGCAACAAATCCTCTTTGGGTTGTTAAGACAAGATTTCAA ACACAAGAAATGAGAAGAGGTTTGGTGCTATATAGGAGCACACTGTCTGCCTTGAGAAGAATTGCACATGAGGAGGGTATTCGAGGATTATACAG TGGTCTTGTGCCGGCTTTGGCTGGTATTAGTCATGTTGCAATTCAATTTCCAACGTATGAGAAGATAAAATATTACTTGGCTGATCGTG ATAATACGACGATGGATAAACTTAGTGCAAGCAACGTCGCAGTGGCTTCATCAGTTTCTAAAATATTTGCGTCCACGTTGACATATCCACATGAG GTCGTGCGGTCGAGGCTTCAGGACCAAGGGCACCACTCTGAAAAGCGGTACTCTGGTGTTGTTGACTGCATCAAGAAAGTCTTCCAGCAAGATGGAATACCTGGTTTTTATCGAGGTTGTGCTACCAACCTCCTCCGAACGACACCAGCAGCTGTGATCACGTTCACAAGTTTTGAAATGATTCACCGCTTCCTTGTTAATGTATCCCCTCCCGATCCTTGA
- the LOC140882583 gene encoding poly [ADP-ribose] polymerase 2 isoform X2, translating to MDLKVDQLRDLLAKRGLSTAGTKPTLVKRLEAAIQQDHNTDTDGGDSSNKRKRPTDSDIDELQTMTVKQLRDEAESRGLSSTGTKKQLLQRLCADHPIPTHNDLAPEESKETKMVTAVKKGSAVLDQWLPDHIKAQFHVLQVGEEVYDAMLNQTNVGDNNNKFYVIQVLESDAASQFMVYSRWGRVGVKGQDKLSGPYNSQLTAISEFEKKFLDKTKNYWSNRKDFVHHQKCYTWLEMDYSKTDNEPVQGKQESTSNVETRESKLEPRVAKFISLICNTDMMKQQMMEIGYNAEKLPLGKLSKSTILKGYDVLKRIADVIGRADRKTLEQLSGEFYSVIPHDFGFKNMSLFIIDTPQKLKSKLEMVEALGEIEVATKLLKDDIDMEDPLDSQYRRLHCELTPLEVNSEEYAMIKKYTVNTHAKTHANYAIDIVQILRVSREGEAERFQKFAETKNRMLLWHGSRLTNWAGILSQGLRIAPPEAPSTGYMFGKGVYFADMFSKSANYCCAYHNSPSGVLLLCEVALGDMAELLAANYNADRLPPGKLSTKGVGGTAPDIKEARTLEDGVVVPLGKPKAQPGSKVSLLYNEYIVYNVEQIKMRYVVHVNFKFR from the exons atggatctcaaAGTGGACCAACTGAGAGACCTACTAGCCAAACGCGGTCTCAGCACCGCCGGAACTAAGCCTACTCTG GTTAAGCGACTGGAGGCGGCTATTCAACAAGACCACAATACAGACACAGACGGGGGGGATTCAAGCAATAAGCGCAAGAGGCCGACGGATTCCGATATTGATGAGTTGCAAACTATGACTGTCAAGCAGCTTCGCGACGAGGCCGAGTCTCGAGGGCTTTCTTCTACCGGAACAAAAAAACAGCTTCTCCAGAGGCTTTGCGCGGACCATCCAATTCCAACCCACAATGACCTAG CACCAGAGGAGAGCAAGGAAACTAAAATGGTTACAGCTGTGAAGAAAGGCTCTGCGGTCTTGGATCAGTGGCTGCCAGACCATATTAAGGCCCAGTTTCATGTTTTGCAAGTT GGCGAGGAAGTTTATGATGCCATGCTGAATCAAACTAATGTCGGCGACAACAATAACAAATTTTATGTCATTCAAGTTCTCG AATCTGATGCTGCTTCCCAATTCATGGTTTACAGTAGATGGGGAAGAGTTGGAGTGAAGGGACAGGATAAATTAAGCGGACCCTACAACTCCCAACTCACTGCCATTTCTGAGTTTGAGAAAAAGTTCTTGGACAAGACGAAGAATTATTGGTCCAATCGCAAAGACTTTGTGCATCATCAGAAGTGCTATACTTGGTTGGAAATGGATTATAGTAAAACTGATAATGAACCT GTTCAAGGAAAACAGGAATCTACGTCAAACGTTGAAACTCGAGAGTCGAAGCTTGAGCCTCGTGTAGCAAAATTCATTTCTCTTATTTGCAACACTGACATGATGAAACAACAGATGATGGAAATAG GATACAATGCTGAAAAACTGCCATTGGGTAAATTGAGCAAATCGACCATATTAAAG GGTTATGATGTCTTGAAAAGGATTGCTGATGTAATTGGCCGAGCAGATAGGAAAACACTTGAGCAGTTAAGCGG GGAATTTTACTCTGTTATTCCTCATGACTTTGGTTTCAAAAATATGA GTTTGTTTATAATTGATACTCCTCAAAAGCTAAAAAGCAAACTGGAAATG GTAGAGGCACTGGGTGAAATTGAGGTAGCAACAAAGTTGTTGAAGGATGACATTGACATGGAG GATCCCTTGGATTCTCAATACAGGCGTCTTCACTGTGAACTGACTCCACTTGAAGTGAACTCTGAAGAGTATGCCATG ATTAAAAAGTACACTGTGAACACTCATGCAAAGACACACGCAAATTATGCTATTGATATTGTTCAGATATTAAGGGTATCGAGAGAGGGTGAAGCTGAAAGGTTCCAGAAG TTTGCTGAGACAAAGAACAGAATGCTTCTATGGCATGGTTCCCGACTCACAAACTGGGCTGGGATTTTGTCCCAAG GTCTACGCATTGCTCCTCCAGAAGCACCTTCAACAGGTTATATGTTTGGGAAAGGTGTCTACTTTGCCGACATGTTCTCCAAAAGTGCAAATTATTGCTGTGCATATCATAATTCCCCCTCTGGTGTGCTGCTTTTATGTGAG GTTGCTTTGGGAGACATGGCTGAGCTGCTGGCGGCGAACTATAATGCTGACAGATTACCTCCTGGAAAGCTAAG CACAAAAGGGGTTGGTGGTACTGCTCCAGATATTAAAGAGGCTCGGACGCTTGAAGATGGTGTTGTGGTGCCCTTAGGAAAACCAAAAGCTCAACCAGGATCGAAG GTAAGTTTGTTATATAATGAATATATAGTTTACAATGTGGAGCAGATTAAGATGCGGTATGTGGTCCATGTCAATTTCAAGTTTAGATAA
- the LOC140876319 gene encoding probable polygalacturonase isoform X1, producing MKKLAVLLLLLVSSYAIERNEECKTAWPLTPRPHSVSVSEFGAVGDGRTLNTLAFQNAIFYLKSFVDKGGAQLYVPEGRWLIGCINLTSHLTLFLEKDAVILGSQDYSQWGVAGPLPSYGAGLELPGRYRSLITGQNLTDVVITGNNGTIDGQGLVWWEQVNEHSSNHSRPHLIELIGSTNVFISNLTFLNAPASSIHPAYCSYLRVQNITIYSPPDSPYTSGIVPDSSKHICIENCNISMGYDAIALKSGWDEYGIAYGKPTTKVHIREVHLTSSSGSGIAFGSEMSGGISNILVEHLHIFDSLSGIQLKTARGRGGYIKNIQISDVFMENLKEGIQATGHYDSHPDKNFDPDALPVVSKISFKNVVGVNVTTVGNFSGIDESPFTSICLSNVSFSFTSDDPSLKWLCSNVIGSSINVSPEPCTQLQSPFSNSSSDCFFLHSYLTSQVAVLQRSLAES from the exons ATGAAGAAGCTT GCAGTACTTCTTTTGCTCCTGGTATCGAGTTATGCTATAGAGCGCAATGAAGAATGCAAGACTGCCTGGCCATTAACTCCAAGACCTCACAGTGTTTCTGTTTCCGAATTTGGGGCTGTTGGAGATGGGAGAACTTTGAACACTTTAGCATTTCAGAATGCCATTTTCTATCTCAAGTCCTTTGTGGACAAGGGTGGTGCTCAGCTATATGTTCCGGAAGGCAGGTGGCTTATCGGATGCATCAATCTTACCAGCCATCTTACTCTATTTCTTGAAAAAGATGCTGTCATTCTTGGTTCTCAG GATTACAGTCAGTGGGGTGTCGCTGGACCACTGCCTTCTTATGGTGCAGGACTTGAGTTACCTGGTAGATATCGCAGCTTGATCACTGGGCAGAATTTAACTGATGTGGTTATAACAG GCAATAATGGAACTATTGATGGTCAGGGTTTGGTTTGGTGGGAACAAGTGAATGAACATTCCTCAAATCACAGTCGACCACATTTAATAGAATTAATTGGCTCCACCAATGTTTTTATATCGAACTTAACCTTCTTGAATGCACCTGCTTCCAGCATACACCCAGCATATTGCAG CTACTTGCGAGTTCAGAACATCACCATATATTCTCCACCTGACTCTCCATATACTAGCGGAATAGTTCCAG ATTCTTCCAAGCATATTTGCATTGAGAACTGCAACATTAGCATGGGATATGATGCAATTGCTCTTAAAAGTGGTTGGGATGAGTATGGAATTGCATACGGCAAACCAACCACCAAAGTTCACATTCGAGAGGTTCACCTGACGTCTTCCTCAGGCTCAGGAATAGCATTTGGTAGTGAAATGTCTGGTGGCATTTCGAATATTCTAGTCGAGCACCTCCATATATTTGATTCATTATCGGGTATTCAGCTAAAGACAGCTAGAGGAAGGGGTGGCTATataaaaaacatacaaatatcaGATGTTTTCATGGAAAATTTGAAGGAAGGAATCCAGGCTACAGGTCATTATGATTCTCATCCAGACAAAAATTTTGATCCGGACGCTCTTCCAGTGGTTAGTAAAATCTCATTTAAGAATGTTGTTGGTGTAAATGTTACTACAGTCGGTAATTTTTCAGGAATTGATGAATCTCCATTCACTTCTATATGTCTGTCAAATGTTTCATTTTCATTCACTTCCGATGATCCATCTTTGAAGTGGTTGTGCTCCAATGTCATTGGCTCATCTATTAATGTATCACCTGAACCTTGTACTCAACTCCAAAGCCCGTTTTCCAATTCATCCTCGGATTGTTTCTTCTTGCACTCATATCTCACTAGTCAAGTTGCAGTCTTGCAACGAAGCCTGGCCGAATCATAA
- the LOC140876319 gene encoding probable polygalacturonase isoform X2 — MKKLVILLLLLVSSYAIERNEECKTAWPLTPRPHSVSVSEFGAVGDGRTLNTLAFQNAIFYLKSFVDKGGAQLYVPEGRWLIGCINLTSHLTLFLEKDAVILGSQDYSQWGVAGPLPSYGAGLELPGRYRSLITGQNLTDVVITGNNGTIDGQGLVWWEQVNEHSSNHSRPHLIELIGSTNVFISNLTFLNAPASSIHPAYCSYLRVQNITIYSPPDSPYTSGIVPDSSKHICIENCNISMGYDAIALKSGWDEYGIAYGKPTTKVHIREVHLTSSSGSGIAFGSEMSGGISNILVEHLHIFDSLSGIQLKTARGRGGYIKNIQISDVFMENLKEGIQATGHYDSHPDKNFDPDALPVVSKISFKNVVGVNVTTVGNFSGIDESPFTSICLSNVSFSFTSDDPSLKWLCSNVIGSSINVSPEPCTQLQSPFSNSSSDCFFLHSYLTSQVAVLQRSLAES; from the exons ATGAAGAAGCTTGTAA TACTTCTTTTGCTCCTGGTATCGAGTTATGCTATAGAGCGCAATGAAGAATGCAAGACTGCCTGGCCATTAACTCCAAGACCTCACAGTGTTTCTGTTTCCGAATTTGGGGCTGTTGGAGATGGGAGAACTTTGAACACTTTAGCATTTCAGAATGCCATTTTCTATCTCAAGTCCTTTGTGGACAAGGGTGGTGCTCAGCTATATGTTCCGGAAGGCAGGTGGCTTATCGGATGCATCAATCTTACCAGCCATCTTACTCTATTTCTTGAAAAAGATGCTGTCATTCTTGGTTCTCAG GATTACAGTCAGTGGGGTGTCGCTGGACCACTGCCTTCTTATGGTGCAGGACTTGAGTTACCTGGTAGATATCGCAGCTTGATCACTGGGCAGAATTTAACTGATGTGGTTATAACAG GCAATAATGGAACTATTGATGGTCAGGGTTTGGTTTGGTGGGAACAAGTGAATGAACATTCCTCAAATCACAGTCGACCACATTTAATAGAATTAATTGGCTCCACCAATGTTTTTATATCGAACTTAACCTTCTTGAATGCACCTGCTTCCAGCATACACCCAGCATATTGCAG CTACTTGCGAGTTCAGAACATCACCATATATTCTCCACCTGACTCTCCATATACTAGCGGAATAGTTCCAG ATTCTTCCAAGCATATTTGCATTGAGAACTGCAACATTAGCATGGGATATGATGCAATTGCTCTTAAAAGTGGTTGGGATGAGTATGGAATTGCATACGGCAAACCAACCACCAAAGTTCACATTCGAGAGGTTCACCTGACGTCTTCCTCAGGCTCAGGAATAGCATTTGGTAGTGAAATGTCTGGTGGCATTTCGAATATTCTAGTCGAGCACCTCCATATATTTGATTCATTATCGGGTATTCAGCTAAAGACAGCTAGAGGAAGGGGTGGCTATataaaaaacatacaaatatcaGATGTTTTCATGGAAAATTTGAAGGAAGGAATCCAGGCTACAGGTCATTATGATTCTCATCCAGACAAAAATTTTGATCCGGACGCTCTTCCAGTGGTTAGTAAAATCTCATTTAAGAATGTTGTTGGTGTAAATGTTACTACAGTCGGTAATTTTTCAGGAATTGATGAATCTCCATTCACTTCTATATGTCTGTCAAATGTTTCATTTTCATTCACTTCCGATGATCCATCTTTGAAGTGGTTGTGCTCCAATGTCATTGGCTCATCTATTAATGTATCACCTGAACCTTGTACTCAACTCCAAAGCCCGTTTTCCAATTCATCCTCGGATTGTTTCTTCTTGCACTCATATCTCACTAGTCAAGTTGCAGTCTTGCAACGAAGCCTGGCCGAATCATAA
- the LOC140876318 gene encoding kinesin-like protein KIN-14I: protein MEGAFSFSVASVVEDVLQQHGNRSRGLDLDARRAEEAAIRRYEAAAWLRKVVGVVGAKDLPSEPSEEEFRLGLRSGILLCTALNKLQPGAVQKVVESPCDPALIPDGAALSAYQYFENVRNFLVAVQEMGMPTFEASDLEQGGKSSRIVNCVLALKSYSEWKQTGGNGVWKFGGNVKPTASGKQLVRKNSEPFTSSLSRCMSTNEKSLNGVGSDAELNRTPSSSLGILVRAILLDKKPEEVPNLVESVLSKVVEEFEHHIASQNELKKFNLKDSNISFGDKSVLKSTSSSMKMEQKKSASLKKDDMIHMNKIHDEESESKLAKQKVIVDQQQKDVKTLRQNLSTTKAGMQFMQMKFHEEMQNLGLHIHGLAQAASGYHRVIEENRKLYNQVQDLKGSIRVYCRVRPFLPGQFNSLSSVEQIEEGSITVNSLAKNGKGRKSFHFNKVFGPSATQEEVFSDTQQLIRSVLDGYNVCIFAYGQTGSGKTFTMSGPKDLTEHSQGVNYRALNDLFLLAEQRKDTFCYDVSVQMIEIYNEQVRDLLTENLSKRLEIRNNSQSGLSVPDASLVRVSSKFDVIDLMNIGQRNRAVGATALNDRSSRSHSCLTVHVQGKDLTSGTIIRGCMHLVDLAGSERVDKSEVTGDRLREAQHINKSLSALGDVISSLAQKNVHVPYRNSKLTQLLQDSLGGQAKTLMFVHISPEPDAVGETVSTLKFAERVATVELGAAKVNKDSADVKELKEQIASLKAALARKEGEPVSLQQKLPGSPCGMQPSSLQPNFVSMQSPNGLRRAMEDVGNIEVRGNSAPRQKRQSMDLDELLGNSPPWPPVCRAHQNNGEDDRELGSGEWVDKLMVNRLDPSIGAEDAIGRWEANSANMSDVLYPKYISDSSKYYPGKQHDLFSSKNQFVINTADDLEEVDAATSDSSEPDLLWQFNHSKLGNFSSGIDSRVQKPDKKQVINPEIRTMIPKSGLSPSRKTVNRAGQGHYLPRSGRQTLETHRKTGIRK, encoded by the exons ATGGAAGGTGCATTCTCTTTCTCTGTCGCGTCTGTGGTGGAAGATGTTCTGCAACAGCATGGAAACCGATCTCGTGGTCTCGATTTGGATGCTCGCAGAGCGGAAGAAGCTG CAATAAGGAGATATGAAGCAGCTGCATGGCTACGAAAAGTGGTTGGAGTAGTGGGTGCAAAAGATTTACCCTCCGAACCTTCAGAAGAAGAGTTTAGGCTTGGTTTAAGAAGTGGAATACTTCTCTGCACAGCACTAAATAAACTTCAGCCTGGAGCAGTGCAAAAG GTTGTGGAAAGTCCATGTGACCCTGCTTTAATACCAGATGGTGCTGCATTGTCTGCTTACCAGTATTTTGAAAACGTAAGGAACTTTCTTGTAGCTGTGCAAGAGATGGGGATGCCTACTTTTGAGGCCTCTGATCTTGAACAG GGAGGAAAATCGTCGAGGATCGTGAATTGTGTTTTGGCACTGAAGTCCTATAGCGAATGGAAACAGACAGGAGGAAATGGGGTTTGGAAGTTTGGTGGAAATGTTAAACCCACTGCATCTGGAAAGCAACTTGTTCGCAAGAACTCTGAGCCATTCACAAGCTCTCTATCAAGGTGCATGTCCACAAATGAGAAATCATTGAATGGTGTAGGTAGCGATGCAGAATTAAACAGAACG CCTAGTTCTTCCTTGGGTATTCTCGTTCGAGCAATTTTATTGGATAAGAAGCCTGAAGAAGTTCCAAAT CTCGTTGAATCCGTTTTGAGTAAGGTTGTGGAGGAGTTTGAGCATCATATTGCAAGCCAAAATGAATTG AAGAAGTTTAACCTTAAAGACTCTAATATTTCATTTGGCGATAAATCTGTACTAAAAAGTACTTCGTCCAGTATGAAG ATGGAACAGAAgaaatcagcatcactaaagaAAGATGATATGATTCATATGAACAAAATTCATGACGAGGAATCTGAAAGTAAACTTGCAAAGCAGAAAGTGATTGTTGACCAACAGCAAAAAGATGTTAAG ACGCTGAGGCAAAATCTTTCTACTACAAAAGCTGGTATGCAGTTTATGCAAATGAAATTCCATGAAGAAATGCAAAATCTTG GCCTCCATATTCATGGGTTAGCTCAAGCTGCTTCTGGTTATCATAGAGTCATCGAGGAAAACCGGAAGCTTTATAATCAAGTCCAGGATCTAAAGG GAAGTATCAGAGTATATTGTCGTGTTAGACCTTTTTTGCCTGGCCAGTTCAACTCGTTGAGTAGCGTGGAACAAATAGAAGAAGGAAGTATTACAGTGAACTCTTTAGCAAAGAATGGAAAAGGGCGAAAATCATTCCACTTTAACAAAGTATTTGGTCCATCTGCAACTCAAG AGGAAGTTTTTTCAGACACACAACAACTTATAAGATCAGTACTCGATGGTTACAATGTTTGCATTTTTGCCTATGGACAAACAGGGTCTGGAAAAACATTTACTATG AGTGGACCTAAGGATCTCACAGAGCATAGTCAAGGAGTGAATTACAGGGCTTTAAATGATTTGTTTCTGCTCGCAGAACAAAGAAAGGATACTTTCTGCTATGATGTGTCTGTTCAGATGATTGAGATATACAATGAGCAAGTTAGAGATCTACTCACCGAAAACCTAAGCAAAAGAT TAGAGATTCGTAACAATTCTCAAAGTGGACTTAGTGTGCCAGATGCCAGCTTAGTTCGTGTCTCGTCAAAATTTGATGTTATTGATTTGATGAACATTGGTCAAAGAAATCGTGCAGTTGGTGCAACTGCACTCAACGACCGTAGCAGTCGTTCTCACAG CTGTTTAACGGTTCATGTTCAAGGAAAAGATTTGACTTCTGGAACGATCATTCGTGGTTGCATGCATCTAGTTGATTTGGCTGGCAGTGAGAGAGTTGATAAATCAGAAGTAACTGGCGATAGACTCAGAGAGGCACAACATATTAATAAATCTCTTTCTGCATTAGGTGATGTGATTTCCTCTCTTGCCCAGAAGAATGTGCATGTCCCCTATAGAAACAGCAAACTCACTCAATTGCTACAAGATTCACTTG GAGGGCAAGCAAAGACTCTAATGTTTGTTCACATAAGTCCTGAACCTGATGCTGTTGGAGAGACTGTTAGTACACTTAAATTTGCTGAGCGTGTTGCCACTGTTGAGCTTGGTGCCGCTAAAGTGAATAAAGATTCTGCAGATGTTAAAGAGTTAAAGGAACAG ATTGCCAGTTTGAAAGCTGCCTTGGCAAGGAAAGAAGGAGAACCAGTTTCATTGCAGCAAAAGCTACCTGGTAGTCCATGTGGCATGCAACCATCATCCCTTCAACCTAATTTTGTTAGCATGCAGTCGCCAAATGGCCTTCGGAGGGCAATGGAAGATGTGGGCAATATAGAG GTCCGGGGCAATTCTGCGCCGAGGCAAAAAAGGCAAAGCATGGACTTAGATGAACTACTCGGAAATTCCCCTCCCTGGCCTCCAGTATGCAGAGCTCACCAAAACAATGGGGAGGATGATAGAGAATTGGGATCCGGTGAGTGGGTGGACAAACTCATGGTAAACAGGCTGGATCCTAGTATTGGAGCTGAAGACGCTATTGGACGTTGGGAAGCTAACAGTGCCAACATGTCTGATGTCTTGTATCCGAAATATATATCGGATTCTTCCAAATATTACCCTGGGAAACAACATGATCTATTCTCTTCCAAAAATCAGTTTGTTATCAATACTGCTGATGATTTGGAAGAGGTCGACGCAGCTACAAGTGATTCATCTGAGCCAGATTTGCTCTGGCAGTTCAATCATTCAAAACTTGGTAACTTCAGTAGTGGCATTGATTCAAGAGTTCAGAAACCTGATAAAAAACAAGTCATAAATCCAGAAATCAG GACCATGATACCAAAATCAGGGCTATCACCATCCAGAAAAACTGTTAATAGAGCTGGTCAAGGCCATTATCTTCCCAGGAGTGGAAGGCAGACTCTTGAAACACACCGTAAGACAGGAATTAGAAAGTAA